One Oncorhynchus masou masou isolate Uvic2021 chromosome 27, UVic_Omas_1.1, whole genome shotgun sequence genomic window carries:
- the LOC135516139 gene encoding dynactin subunit 1-like: MAGMRRRHSVAVPAMGLGIGRGSLLFSSPLLSKMSADGGGKPAKVGSVVEVIGKGQRGTVAYVGATLFATGKWVGVILDEPKGKNDGTVQGKRYFQCDENCGIFVRQSQIQLVEDGSSATSPDTPEAATAKFLPKQKDIPETPKSVKQMPIPKKFVTRRSTKTPRVLATPASGLSSSLSREDVSEGSLSSKGALGAPVVPLPSGTPTTLGAPPPATPSKAEPPVAKQEEESLRGQVKDLEEKLETLKMKRAEDKVKLKELEKYKIQLEQLQEWKTKMQEQQADLQKQLKEAKKDAREALESKDRYMEEMSDTADAIEMATLDKEMAEERSESLQVEVESLKEKVEELTMDLEIIKHEVEEKGSDGAASSYHVKQLEEQNSRLKEALVRMRDLSSSEKQEHVKLQKQMEKKNGELETLRTQKEKLQEEMKQAEATIDELKEQVDAALGAEEMVETLTERNLDLEEKVRELRETVTDLEAINEMNDELQENSRETEMELREQLDLNGARVREAQKRVEAAQETVADYQQTINKYRELTTSLQDTNRELTIAQNANAEQVQQPPAELFDFKIKFAETKAYAKAIEMELRKMEVGQANRQVSLLTSFMPDSFLRHGGDHDCILVLLLIPRLICKAELISKQAQEKFDLNGNPVERTGMKMRGPPGEQLSFASGLVYSLTLLQATLHKYEQSLNCCSVEVYKRMGTLYSEMSVHERSLDFFIDLLHKDQLDETVHVEPLTKAIKYYQQLYSIHLADQTEDCTVQLADHIKFIQSALDCMGAEVVRLRAFLQPGQEGADLNILLKDLDTSCSDIKQFCKKIRRRMPGTDVPGVPAALAFGAPVSETLTDCTRQLTRVVAVLQEVAAAGAQMVAPLGEQEGLNTLKLEDVAFKAVEQVYGSHGLNPHECLRQSCSSVISTMNKMATAMQEGEYDAERPQGKTPPVEARAVALRAEITDAEGLGVKLEDRDTVIKELKKSLKIKGEELSEAHVRLSLLEKKLDTSTKDADERVEKIQTKLDENLALLKKKEKEFEETMDALQADIDQLEAEKAELKQRLSNQSKVTIEGLRAPPASGIASIVSGTTGAGVAPGAGGLSGPMQVVDSPLLRQQVETQRLGIKHLKNENNRLKAEKMRAQLASLPPLHIPKLPLREASTSPPAEGPLHGALYRKTDQLLGTLLKMSAAVKVVDITGKTPVSASAQLLDQTARLQSLSDALDKLKGEVSEHVVSQQPGAKVSSDFATFPISSFVKAKEEKQGGTVFIGRVAIPCAKGQEQVHRLVLSQQHLQQVHRLLMT, translated from the exons ATGGCTGGAATGCGCAGGCGGCATTCTGTGGCCGTCCCGGCGATGGGCCTGGGTATTGGCCGGGGCAGCTTG ctCTTCAGCAGCCCCCTCCTGAGCAAGATGAGTGCAGACGGGGGCGGCAAGCCTGCCAAGGTGGGCTCGGTGGTGGAGGTGATCGGTAAGGGTCAGCGTGGCACGGTGGCTTACGTGGGCGCCACGCTCTTCGCCACTGGTAAGTGGGTGGGCGTGATCCTGGACGAGCCCAAGGGCAAGAACGACGGCACGGTCCAGGGGAAGAGATACTTTCAGTGTGATGAGAACTGTGGTATCTTCGTGCGCCAGTCCCAG ATCCAGCTAGTGGAAGATGGATCCAGTGCCACCTCTCCAGACACCCCAGAGGCGGCCACTGCCAAGTTCCTGCCCAAGCAGAAAG ACATTCCTGAGACTCCGAAATCAGTCAAACAG ATGCCCATTCCCAAGAAG TTCGTAACCCGCCGTAGTACCAAG ACCCCCCGAGTCTTAGCCACCCCGGCCTCTGGTCTGTCTAGCTCTCTTTCCAGGGAGGATGTCAGTGAGGGCAGCCTGTCTTCCAAGGGTGCACTGGGGGCTCCCGTTGTCCCACTGCCCAGCGGCACCCCCACCACGCTCGGTGCTCCTCCCCCTGCCACCCCTAGCAAG GCTGAGCCTCCCGTAGCGAAGCAG GAGGAGGAGTCTCTGCGAGGTCAGGTGAAGGATCTAGAGGAGAAGCTGGAGACCCTGAAGATGAAGCGGGCAGAGGACAAGGTCAAGctgaaggagctggagaagtACAAGATCCAGCTGGAGCAGCTGCAGGAATGGAAGACCAAGATGCAGGAGCAGCAGGCCGACCTGCAGAAACAACTCAAGGAGGCCAAGAAG GATGCTCGGGAGGCCCTGGAGTCTAAAGACCGCTACATGGAGGAGATGTCAGACACGGCGGACGCCATCGAGATGGCCACACTGGACAAGGAGATGGCCGAGGAGCGGTCAGAGAGCTtgcaggtggaggtggagtcattgaaggagaaggtggaggagctCACCATGGACCTGGAGATCATCAAACACGAGGTCGAGGAGAAAG GTTCTGATGGAGCTGCCTCCAGTTACCATGTCAAGCAGCTGGaggagcagaacagcagactgaaaGAGGCTCTGGTCAG GATGCGTGACCTGTCTTCCTCTGAGAAGCAGGAGCATGTGAAGCTCCAGAAGCAAATGGAGAAGAAGAATGGAGAGCTGGAGACTCTGAGGACCCAGAAAGAGAAGCTACAGGAGGAGATGAAGCAGGCTGAGGCCACCATTGATGAGCTGAAGGAGCAG GTTGATGCTGCTCTCGGGGCAGAGGAGATGGTGGAGACTCTGACTGAGAGGAATCTGGACCTGGAGGAGAAAGTCCGAGAGCTCAGAGAGACTGTCACAGACCTG GAAGCGATCAACGAGATGAATGACGAGCTGCAGGAGAACAGCAGGGAGACGGAGATGGAGCTGAGGGAGCAGCTGGACCTGAACGGGGCCAGGGTGAGAGAGGCCCAGAAGAGGGTGGAGGCCGCTCAGGAGACGGTGGCTGACTATCAGCAGACCATCAACAAGTATCGCGAGCTCACCACCAGCCTACAG gataccaaCAGGGAGCTGACCATTGCTCAGAATGCCAATGCAGAGCAGGTCCAACAGCCTCCTGCTGAGCTGTTTGACTTCAAGATCAAGTTTGCTGAGACAAAGGCCTACGCCAAG GCCATCGAGATGGAGCTGAGAAAGATGGAGGTGGGCCAGGCCAATAGACAggtgtctctcctcacctccttcatGCCCGACTCCTTCCTGCGTCATGGAGGAGACCACGACTGTATTCTGGTGCTCTTGCTCATACCAAGACTCATTTGcaag GCTGAGTTGATCAGCAAGCAGGCCCAAGAGAAGTTTGATCTGAATGGTAACCcagtggagaggactgggatgaaGATGAGAGGACCACCTGGAGAACAACTCAGCTTTGCCTCTGGACTGGTGTATTCTCTAACCCTGCTACAGGCCACGCTGCACAAATATGAACA atCTCTGAACTGCTGCAGTGTGGAGGTGTATAAGCGGATGGGGACTCTCTACTCAGAGATGAGTGTCCATGAGCGTTCTCTAGACTTCTTTATAGACCTGCTGCACAAAGACCAGCTGGATGAGACTGTACACGTGGAGCCTCTCACCAAGGCCATCAAGTACTACCAG CAACTGTACAGCATCCACCTGGCTGATCAGACTGAAGATTGCACCGTCCAGCTGGCTGATCACATCAAG TTCATCCAGAGTGCATTGGACTGTATGGGTGCAGAGGTGGTGCGTCTCAGGGCCTTCCTGCAGCCGGGGCAAGAGGGGGCTGACCTGAACATCTTGCTGAAGGACCTAGACACATCCTGCAG CGACATCAAACAGTTCTGCAAGAAGATCAGACGCAGGATGCCAGGGACCGACGTGCCAGGGGTGCCCGCCGCTCTGGCCTTTGGCGCACCG GTGTCAGAGACTCTAACAGACTGCACGCGTCAGCTGACTCGGGTGGTTGCCGTGCTACAGGAGGTAGCTGCGGCGGGGGCGCAGATGGTCGCCCCTCTAGGAGAACAGGAGGGGCTCAACACCCTCAAACTGGAGGACGTGGCCTTCAAGGCTGTTGAACAG gtgTATGGGTCCCATGGCCTGAATCCTCATGAGTGTCTGCGTCAGTCCTGCAGCTCTGTCATCTCCACCATGAACAAGATGGCTACCGCCATGCAGGAGGGAGAGTATGACGCCGAGCGACCACAGGGAAAG ACTCCCCCGGTAGAGGCTCGTGCAGTGGCCCTCAGGGCAGAGATCACTGACGCAGAGGGTCTGGGAGTCAAACTGGAGGACAGAGACACTGTCATCAAGGAGCTCAAGAAGTCCCTGAAGATCAAA GGAGAGGAGTTGAGTGAGGCCCACGTCCGTCTCAGCCTGCTAGAGAAGAAGCTGGATACGTCCACTAAAGATGCAGACGAACGTGTGGAGAAGATCCAGACCAAACTGGATGAGAACCTCGCCCTGCTCAAGAAGAAAGAGAA GGAGTTTGAGGAAACCATGGACGCCCTGCAGGCAGACATCGACCAGCTGGAGGCAGAGAAAGCAGAGCTGAAGCAGCGTCTCTCCAACCAGTCAAAGGTGACCATTGAGGGCCTCAGGGCCCCGCCTGCCTCTGGCATCGCATCCATCGTCTCCGGAACCACCGGAG cgggTGTTGCCCCAGGAGCAGGGGGCCTGTCTGGGCCGATGCAGGTGGTGGACTCCCCTCTCCTCCGTCAGCAGGTGGAGACCCAGAGACTGGGCATCAAACACCTAAAGAACGAGAACAACAGACTGAAG GCAGAGAAGATGAGAGCCCAGttagcctccctccctcccctccacatcCCCAAGCTTCCTCTGAGAGaggcctccacctctccccctgctGAGGGGCCTCTCCACGGGGCTCTCTACAGGAAGACAGACCAGCTCCTGGGGACCCTGCTCAAGATGAGTGCCGCCGTTAAGGTGGTCGACATCACCGGGAAGACTCCAG TGAGTGCGAGTGCTCAGCTCCTGGACCAGACAGCTCGACTGCAGTCTCTGAGTGACGCTCTGGACAAACTGAAG ggtgaagTGTCAGAGCATGTGGTTTCTCAGCAGCCTGGGGCGAAGGTCTCCTCTGACTTTGCCACCTTCCCCATCTCCTCCTTTGTCAAG GCCAAGGAGGAGAAGCAGGGGGGTACGGTGTTCATAGGGCGCGTGGCCATCCCATGTGCCAAGGGCCAGGAGCAGGTGCACCGTCTTGTCCTATCACAGCAGCACCTGCAGCAAGTGCACCGCCTCCTCATGACCTAA